A genomic window from Sphingomonas taxi includes:
- a CDS encoding TonB-dependent receptor has translation MKILELRAAWLGYVAFATVCGTTPARAQEQDGAVASTDAAENDLVVFGRGEAKIGVAHAASEGTVAGADLLVRPLLRVAELLEAIPGMVAAQHSGSGKANQYFLRGFNLDHGSDFTTAIDGVQMNLRTHGHGQGYLDLNGLIPETVAREDFRKGPYRADGGDFALAGAAYMTTIDGFARPWLSVEGGSYGYGRIAAGGTIDDVGAGKLTLVAQAKVYDGPWQEPEHLRHASGFAKYIAPAGAGRIETSLNAYRATWRPTEQIPERIIGTPGCKDVFCSPDPTARGETTRLIGNIAVRQPDWRANVYGQFYDWSMYSNPTYTDPDGTSAQIRQFDTRWIIGGRGEKRWTVAPTLGVALGTEARYDHIGSVGVYRTSARTFLSSLGRYHVEEASAALYGEASWAPVPGLRLIGGVRGDYYRYVVRARDQAAVVAGEGNGDDAILSPKASIAYSPAASLEFYGNWGRGFHSNDVRGAVNVETPVPVLVRGSGREVGVRWQLPSVTLTATYWWLDVASELRFVGDSNAVEPTGASQRRGYELVAFWRPRPWLAIDGNYTASRSRYDNGDRIPNAFENAASAGMALVLDAWEASVRVRHLGPYPLVEDNSVRDPGSTVANVRAARKFGRFELYGEVLNLFDSRDKDIAYFYGSYVPAFDTSGPADGRLSRVVEPRTLRLGARVNL, from the coding sequence ATGAAGATTTTGGAATTACGGGCGGCATGGCTTGGCTATGTCGCGTTCGCCACGGTGTGCGGCACGACGCCGGCACGGGCACAGGAGCAAGATGGCGCGGTTGCCTCGACCGACGCTGCGGAGAACGACCTCGTCGTGTTCGGTCGCGGCGAGGCGAAGATCGGCGTCGCGCATGCGGCGAGCGAGGGCACGGTTGCCGGTGCCGATCTGCTGGTTCGACCCTTGCTGCGCGTCGCGGAACTGCTGGAGGCGATCCCCGGCATGGTTGCCGCGCAGCATTCGGGCAGCGGCAAGGCCAACCAGTATTTTCTGCGCGGGTTCAACCTCGATCACGGGTCGGACTTCACCACCGCCATCGATGGGGTGCAGATGAACCTGCGTACCCATGGCCACGGCCAGGGCTATCTCGACCTCAACGGCCTGATCCCCGAGACCGTCGCGCGCGAGGATTTCCGCAAAGGCCCGTACCGGGCCGACGGTGGCGACTTCGCGCTCGCCGGCGCGGCCTACATGACCACGATCGACGGCTTCGCCCGGCCGTGGTTGTCGGTCGAGGGTGGATCGTATGGCTATGGCCGGATCGCGGCGGGTGGGACCATCGACGATGTGGGTGCCGGCAAGCTCACGCTGGTCGCGCAGGCCAAAGTCTATGACGGCCCTTGGCAGGAGCCCGAACATCTGCGCCATGCCTCGGGCTTCGCGAAGTATATCGCTCCGGCCGGCGCAGGTCGGATAGAGACATCGCTCAACGCCTATCGGGCGACCTGGCGTCCGACCGAACAAATACCCGAACGGATCATCGGCACGCCGGGCTGCAAGGACGTGTTCTGCTCACCCGATCCGACCGCGCGCGGCGAGACGACGCGGCTCATTGGCAACATCGCGGTCCGCCAGCCCGACTGGCGCGCCAACGTTTACGGTCAGTTCTATGATTGGTCGATGTATTCGAACCCGACCTACACAGACCCCGACGGGACCAGCGCACAAATCCGCCAATTCGACACACGCTGGATCATCGGCGGGCGGGGTGAGAAACGCTGGACGGTCGCACCCACGCTCGGGGTCGCGCTCGGTACCGAGGCGCGCTACGATCATATTGGCAGCGTCGGTGTCTATCGCACCAGTGCGCGGACGTTCCTGTCGTCGCTGGGCCGCTATCATGTCGAAGAGGCGTCGGCAGCGCTCTACGGCGAAGCGAGTTGGGCACCGGTTCCGGGGCTGCGGCTGATCGGCGGGGTCCGCGGTGACTATTACCGGTACGTCGTTCGCGCGCGGGATCAGGCAGCGGTGGTCGCCGGCGAGGGCAATGGCGACGATGCGATCCTGTCACCCAAGGCGTCGATCGCCTATTCTCCAGCCGCCAGTTTGGAATTCTACGGCAACTGGGGCCGTGGATTTCACTCCAACGACGTGCGCGGGGCAGTGAACGTCGAAACACCAGTGCCCGTGCTGGTTCGCGGCAGCGGACGTGAAGTCGGTGTCCGGTGGCAATTGCCGAGCGTCACGCTGACCGCGACCTATTGGTGGCTCGACGTCGCCAGCGAATTGCGCTTCGTCGGCGACTCCAATGCCGTCGAGCCGACCGGCGCGAGCCAGCGTCGCGGCTATGAGCTGGTGGCATTCTGGCGGCCTCGGCCGTGGCTCGCGATCGACGGGAACTACACGGCGAGCCGGTCGCGCTATGACAATGGCGATCGCATTCCCAACGCATTCGAAAATGCCGCATCCGCCGGGATGGCATTGGTGCTCGACGCGTGGGAGGCGAGTGTGAGAGTCCGTCACCTCGGGCCTTATCCTCTGGTCGAGGACAATAGCGTCCGCGATCCCGGCAGCACCGTCGCCAACGTCCGCGCCGCCCGCAAGTTTGGGCGGTTCGAACTGTACGGCGAGGTGCTCAATCTCTTCGACAGCCGCGACAAAGACATCGCTTATTTTTACGGGTCGTACGTTCCCGCATTCGATACCTCGGGACCAGCCGATGGCCGATTGAGCCGCGTCGTCGAGCCACGCACATTGCGCCTGGGGGCACGCGTCAATCTCTAG
- a CDS encoding PepSY-associated TM helix domain-containing protein, whose amino-acid sequence MNGNLRQNMAWIHGWLGLVAGWILFAMFLTGTASYFRPEITRWMQPEIAAAPVPAATAARSAVAYLQTVGADDAAWYILLPNERDVVTRVYAQPNAKAVAKPRRREELVLDGATGRPVEGRDTRGGEHFYRFHFQLQLPYPWGRFLAGLCGLFMLGAIISGVVTHKRIFADFFTLRWNKGQRSWLDAHNVSAVLALPYHAVITYTGIITLIAMYMPWPVTANYAKPEDFYNAAYGIPAEQPATGRAAPLVAVAPLVADAERRWGAPAARIVVSNPNDAAATVTVYRTPRASLNARGPSLTYAGSTGELIAQAGDPGPALATVGVMLGLHVAQFAGPALRWTLFGLGLTGAAMVGTGLLLWTAARRRPNARPFFGLKLVERLNIATIVGLPIGMAAFLLANRLIPADMAARADWEVKAMFWTWAAVAVGQFVRPARRAWPEGFALAALVFLAIPIADAITTSRGLPGSLLAGDSLFAAFDLAMLAIALLLGVASWRAGKPPRQVPRRTRQAETIHA is encoded by the coding sequence GTGAACGGCAATCTGCGGCAGAATATGGCGTGGATCCACGGCTGGCTCGGGCTCGTCGCCGGCTGGATCCTGTTCGCGATGTTCCTGACCGGCACCGCGAGCTATTTCCGCCCGGAGATCACCCGCTGGATGCAGCCCGAGATCGCGGCGGCCCCGGTCCCGGCCGCCACCGCCGCACGCAGCGCGGTCGCCTATCTGCAAACCGTCGGCGCCGACGATGCGGCCTGGTACATCCTGCTGCCCAACGAGCGCGACGTCGTCACCCGCGTCTACGCCCAGCCCAACGCCAAGGCGGTCGCCAAGCCGCGTCGCCGCGAGGAACTCGTGCTCGACGGCGCCACCGGCCGGCCCGTTGAGGGGCGCGACACCCGCGGCGGCGAGCATTTCTACCGCTTCCACTTCCAGCTGCAATTGCCTTACCCCTGGGGGCGCTTCCTCGCCGGCCTGTGCGGGCTGTTCATGCTTGGCGCGATCATTTCGGGCGTGGTGACGCACAAGCGCATCTTCGCGGACTTCTTCACCCTGCGCTGGAACAAGGGGCAGCGCAGCTGGCTCGACGCGCACAACGTCTCCGCCGTGCTGGCCCTGCCCTATCATGCGGTCATCACCTACACCGGCATCATCACGCTGATCGCGATGTACATGCCGTGGCCGGTCACCGCCAATTACGCCAAGCCCGAAGACTTCTATAACGCCGCTTACGGCATACCGGCGGAACAGCCCGCCACCGGGCGCGCCGCGCCGCTGGTCGCCGTTGCGCCGCTCGTCGCCGATGCCGAGCGCCGCTGGGGCGCGCCGGCAGCACGGATCGTCGTCAGCAACCCCAATGATGCCGCCGCCACCGTCACCGTCTATCGAACGCCCCGCGCCTCGCTCAACGCCCGCGGCCCCTCGCTGACCTATGCGGGCAGCACGGGCGAGTTGATCGCACAGGCTGGCGATCCCGGGCCGGCGCTCGCCACCGTCGGGGTGATGCTCGGGCTGCACGTCGCGCAATTCGCCGGGCCGGCACTGCGCTGGACGCTGTTCGGGCTCGGCCTGACCGGCGCGGCGATGGTCGGTACGGGCCTGTTGCTGTGGACCGCGGCGCGGCGTCGGCCGAACGCCAGGCCGTTCTTCGGCCTGAAGCTGGTCGAGCGGCTCAACATCGCCACGATCGTCGGCCTGCCGATCGGCATGGCCGCGTTCCTGCTCGCCAACCGCTTGATTCCAGCCGATATGGCCGCGCGGGCCGATTGGGAGGTCAAGGCGATGTTCTGGACCTGGGCGGCGGTGGCGGTCGGCCAGTTCGTCCGCCCAGCCCGCCGCGCCTGGCCCGAGGGCTTCGCTCTTGCGGCGCTGGTCTTCCTCGCGATCCCAATTGCCGACGCGATCACCACCAGCCGCGGTCTGCCCGGCTCGCTACTCGCCGGCGACTCGCTGTTCGCCGCCTTCGACCTCGCGATGCTCGCCATCGCGCTGCTGCTCGGCGTCGCGAGCTGGCGCGCCGGCAAACCGCCGCGTCAGGTCCCCCGCCGCACCCGCCAAGCCGAGACGATCCATGCCTGA
- the rplS gene encoding 50S ribosomal protein L19 → MNLIQQLEAEQIEKLTAKRAIPEFRPGDTLKVGVKVVEGERTRVQNYEGVCIARSNKGMGSSFTVRKISFGEGVERVFPLYSPNIDSIDVVRKGAVRRAKLYYLRGRTGKSARIAERRDTRPAKGSVAAE, encoded by the coding sequence ATGAACCTCATTCAGCAGCTCGAAGCCGAGCAGATCGAAAAGCTGACCGCGAAGCGCGCGATCCCCGAATTCCGTCCCGGCGATACGCTGAAGGTCGGCGTGAAGGTGGTCGAAGGCGAGCGCACCCGCGTCCAGAATTACGAAGGCGTGTGCATCGCGCGGTCGAACAAGGGCATGGGCTCGTCGTTCACCGTGCGCAAGATCAGCTTCGGCGAGGGCGTCGAGCGCGTCTTCCCGCTGTATTCGCCGAACATCGACTCGATCGACGTCGTCCGCAAGGGCGCCGTGCGTCGTGCGAAGCTCTATTATCTGCGTGGCCGCACCGGCAAGTCGGCGCGTATCGCCGAGCGTCGCGACACGCGTCCCGCCAAGGGCAGCGTCGCCGCGGAGTGA
- the trmD gene encoding tRNA (guanosine(37)-N1)-methyltransferase TrmD — MTFTATILTLYPEMFPGPLGVSLAGRALREGGWRCEPVQIRDFATDKHRSVDDTPAGGGAGMVLRADVLAAAVDSVADDRPILAMTPRGRPLSQARVREIAAGPGVIVLCGRFEGFDERIFEGREIEEVSIGDYILSGGEMGALVLLDACIRLLPGVMGAASSGVDESFETGLLEYPQYTRPFDWEGRTIPEVLRSGDHARIAAWRKSKAETDTRLRRPDLWERHEGARVQPPSGARRTKD, encoded by the coding sequence ATGACCTTCACCGCGACGATCCTGACGCTTTACCCAGAGATGTTCCCCGGTCCGCTCGGCGTGTCGCTCGCAGGCCGTGCGTTGCGGGAAGGGGGGTGGCGCTGTGAGCCGGTCCAGATCCGCGACTTCGCCACCGACAAACATCGCTCGGTCGATGACACGCCCGCGGGTGGCGGCGCGGGGATGGTGCTGCGCGCCGACGTGCTCGCCGCCGCGGTCGACAGCGTCGCCGACGATCGCCCGATCCTCGCGATGACGCCGCGCGGCCGGCCGCTGTCGCAGGCGCGCGTGCGTGAGATCGCCGCCGGCCCGGGCGTGATCGTGCTGTGCGGCCGGTTCGAGGGGTTCGACGAGCGCATCTTCGAGGGCCGCGAGATCGAGGAGGTGTCGATCGGCGACTATATCCTGTCGGGCGGCGAAATGGGGGCGCTGGTGCTGCTCGATGCTTGCATTCGCCTGCTCCCCGGCGTAATGGGCGCGGCTTCAAGCGGTGTGGACGAGAGCTTCGAAACGGGGCTGCTCGAATATCCGCAATATACCCGACCATTCGATTGGGAAGGGCGCACGATCCCCGAAGTGCTGCGATCGGGGGATCATGCGAGGATCGCGGCCTGGCGCAAGTCGAAGGCCGAGACCGATACACGGCTACGGAGGCCGGACCTGTGGGAGCGCCATGAGGGTGCTCGGGTCCAGCCTCCCTCTGGCGCGCGGCGAACGAAGGACTGA
- a CDS encoding type II toxin-antitoxin system VapC family toxin, translated as MYLLDTNVCIDFAKARSDVLRARIRARNGQGMSLSAITLAELRYGAARPEADPSDEARLDIFVSVLAVHDFGRAAAESYARLAGTMPFQRHSFDRLIAAHALALDLTLVTNNTRHFADIPGLRVENWTR; from the coding sequence ATGTACCTGCTCGACACCAACGTCTGTATCGATTTCGCGAAGGCGCGCAGCGACGTGCTGCGCGCGCGTATTCGTGCGAGAAATGGGCAGGGTATGAGCCTGTCCGCCATCACGCTTGCCGAGTTGCGCTACGGAGCCGCTCGACCGGAGGCCGATCCTAGCGACGAGGCAAGGCTGGATATCTTTGTCAGTGTGCTCGCCGTCCATGACTTTGGTCGTGCCGCGGCAGAAAGCTATGCCAGATTGGCCGGAACCATGCCCTTCCAGCGCCATAGTTTCGATCGACTGATCGCAGCGCATGCGCTCGCCCTCGATTTGACGCTCGTCACGAACAACACCCGTCACTTCGCCGATATCCCCGGCCTGCGCGTGGAAAACTGGACCCGATGA
- a CDS encoding antitoxin — translation MSNEYRAKVFKSGNSMALRLPKGVGLSEGDDVTLVTHGDGSCTFWRHSNAATVLDSLYGAFSPGFMADGRGDIEQGERDWSVGPTRGAAA, via the coding sequence ATGAGTAACGAATATCGCGCCAAGGTGTTCAAATCCGGCAACTCGATGGCCTTGCGCCTGCCGAAGGGCGTGGGGTTGAGCGAAGGCGATGACGTCACGCTGGTGACCCATGGCGACGGATCGTGCACGTTCTGGCGGCATAGCAATGCCGCCACGGTCCTGGACAGCCTGTACGGAGCTTTCTCGCCGGGCTTCATGGCCGACGGGCGCGGCGATATCGAGCAGGGTGAACGTGACTGGAGCGTCGGCCCGACGCGAGGCGCGGCAGCCTGA
- a CDS encoding NAD(P)/FAD-dependent oxidoreductase, which yields MDDCIIIGAGPAGLTAAIYLARFHLSIRLFDSGSSRAAMIPCTHNHAGYPEGIAGKDLLGLMLAQAEKYGARREEKKVTAIEPDGETFVVVTDHGRYRARTVLLATGVVNHRPNIPPTVHDPALERGLFRYCPICDGYEVTDKRVGVIGTGDHGMREALFLRGYTRDVTLISPEAEHLLDDACAAKLDKAGIARVQGPCGGWAIEGEQLAVDTARGRMAFDSVYPALGSRIRSRLAVAAGARATDEGCLEVDDHQRTTIPGLFAAGDVVKGLDQISHAMGEAGVAATTIRNLLSERQPIRR from the coding sequence ATCGACGATTGCATCATCATCGGCGCCGGCCCCGCGGGGTTGACCGCCGCCATCTATCTGGCGCGCTTCCATCTTTCGATCCGTCTGTTCGACAGCGGGTCGAGCCGGGCGGCGATGATTCCGTGTACGCACAACCATGCCGGCTACCCCGAGGGTATCGCCGGCAAGGATTTGCTCGGCCTGATGCTCGCGCAGGCGGAGAAATATGGCGCGCGGCGTGAGGAGAAGAAGGTCACCGCGATCGAACCCGACGGCGAGACGTTCGTCGTGGTTACCGATCACGGGCGCTATCGCGCGCGGACGGTGCTGCTGGCGACGGGAGTGGTCAACCATCGCCCGAACATCCCGCCGACGGTGCACGATCCGGCGCTGGAACGCGGCCTGTTCCGCTATTGCCCGATCTGCGACGGATATGAGGTCACCGACAAGCGTGTCGGCGTGATCGGCACCGGCGACCACGGCATGCGCGAGGCGCTGTTCCTGCGCGGCTATACGCGCGACGTCACGCTGATCTCGCCCGAGGCGGAGCATCTGCTCGACGACGCCTGCGCGGCGAAGCTGGACAAGGCCGGCATCGCCCGTGTCCAGGGGCCGTGCGGCGGCTGGGCGATCGAGGGCGAACAGCTGGCGGTCGACACCGCGCGTGGGCGGATGGCGTTCGACAGCGTCTATCCGGCGCTGGGATCGCGCATCCGGTCGCGACTCGCGGTCGCGGCCGGTGCCCGTGCCACCGACGAAGGCTGTCTGGAGGTCGACGATCACCAGCGCACAACCATCCCCGGCCTGTTCGCCGCCGGCGACGTCGTGAAAGGGCTCGATCAGATCAGCCATGCGATGGGCGAGGCCGGGGTCGCGGCGACGACGATCCGCAATCTGCTCAGCGAGCGCCAGCCGATCCGGCGCTGA
- the rimM gene encoding ribosome maturation factor RimM (Essential for efficient processing of 16S rRNA) — MPQQETADRRAEPSVTLAVVIGAHGVNGQVRLKVFAEDFGSYKSFNHGALTLKSAQAGNNGLIVRFAEVVDRNAAEALRGTELTVPRSALPPLAEGEYYHADLLNLPAVSTDGTVLGQVVLIENFGAGDVLEIERPDGKRFMVPMNADAVPEWNADRLVVNADFVE; from the coding sequence ATGCCCCAGCAGGAGACGGCGGATCGCCGGGCTGAGCCCAGCGTCACGCTCGCGGTGGTGATCGGCGCACATGGCGTGAACGGTCAGGTGCGCCTCAAGGTCTTCGCCGAGGATTTCGGCAGCTACAAAAGCTTCAACCATGGCGCGCTGACGCTCAAGTCGGCACAGGCCGGCAACAACGGCCTGATCGTGCGCTTCGCCGAGGTCGTCGACCGCAACGCCGCCGAGGCGTTGCGCGGCACTGAACTGACCGTGCCGCGTTCGGCGCTGCCGCCGCTGGCCGAGGGCGAATATTATCACGCCGATCTGCTGAACCTGCCCGCCGTCTCGACCGACGGCACCGTACTGGGTCAGGTCGTGCTGATCGAGAATTTTGGCGCGGGCGACGTGCTCGAGATCGAACGGCCCGACGGCAAGCGCTTCATGGTCCCGATGAACGCCGACGCGGTGCCCGAATGGAACGCCGACCGGCTGGTGGTGAACGCCGACTTCGTCGAGTGA
- the rpsP gene encoding 30S ribosomal protein S16, giving the protein MALSIRLSRGGSKKRPYYRIVVADARSPRDGKFIEKIGNYNPLLAKDAENRIVLDTERAKYWLSNGAQPTDRVARFLDVAGVRERAARSNPNKGKPGEKATERAEERAEKLKAQEEAAAAAAAPAAEEAPAADAETTEA; this is encoded by the coding sequence ATGGCACTCAGCATTCGCCTGTCGCGCGGTGGCTCGAAGAAGCGTCCCTACTACCGCATCGTCGTCGCCGATGCGCGCTCGCCCCGCGACGGCAAGTTCATCGAGAAGATCGGCAACTACAATCCGCTCCTCGCCAAGGACGCCGAGAACCGCATCGTGCTCGACACCGAGCGCGCGAAATATTGGCTGTCGAACGGCGCGCAGCCGACCGACCGCGTCGCCCGCTTCCTCGACGTCGCCGGCGTGCGTGAGCGTGCCGCCCGCTCGAACCCGAACAAGGGCAAGCCGGGCGAGAAGGCGACCGAGCGCGCCGAGGAGCGTGCCGAGAAGCTGAAGGCGCAGGAAGAGGCCGCAGCGGCCGCCGCCGCCCCGGCCGCCGAGGAGGCTCCGGCCGCCGACGCCGAGACCACCGAGGCGTAA
- the ffh gene encoding signal recognition particle protein → MFDSLSDRLGGVFDRLRGRGALTEADVRTAMREVRVALLEADVALPVARSFVDKVTEQAVGQNVLRSVTPGQQVVKIVNDALVEMLGADASELELSVTPPAVVMMVGLQGSGKTTTTAKIAKRLVARERKKVLMASLDVNRPNAQEQLATLGTQIEVATLPIIAGQQPVDIARRALQAAKLQGFDVLMLDTAGRLHVDQALMDEMKAVAEIATPQEILLVVDSLTGQDAVNVAQNFSEQVPLTGVVLTRMDGDARGGAALSMRAVTGKPIKFAGTGEKLDALEAFHPSRVAGRILGMGDVVSLVERAAESIQQEDAERMTARLAKGQFDMNDLRGQLQQMRRMGGLGALAGMMPGMKKAQGALATAGGDKMLIHMEAMIGSMTLKERAKPELINAKRKIRIAKGSGTTVQEVNKVLKMHQEMSTAMKKIKKMGGLKGMMAMLGKGGPRGGMSGLGNALGGAGLGDMMEKAGGGAGGGLPKGLPGLGGGQDGMPKLPPGFENLLKKK, encoded by the coding sequence ATGTTCGACAGTCTGAGCGACCGGCTAGGCGGAGTATTCGACCGTCTGCGTGGCCGTGGCGCGCTGACCGAGGCCGATGTGCGGACCGCGATGCGCGAAGTGCGCGTCGCGCTGCTCGAGGCCGACGTCGCGCTGCCGGTGGCGCGCAGCTTCGTCGACAAGGTCACCGAACAGGCGGTCGGCCAGAACGTGCTTCGCTCGGTCACGCCGGGGCAGCAGGTCGTCAAGATCGTCAACGACGCGCTGGTCGAGATGCTCGGCGCCGACGCGTCGGAGCTCGAACTGTCGGTCACACCGCCCGCGGTGGTGATGATGGTCGGCCTGCAGGGCTCGGGCAAGACGACGACCACCGCCAAGATCGCCAAGCGCCTCGTCGCCCGCGAGCGCAAGAAGGTGCTGATGGCGTCGCTCGACGTCAATCGCCCCAATGCGCAGGAACAGCTCGCGACGCTGGGTACGCAGATCGAGGTGGCGACGCTGCCGATCATCGCCGGCCAGCAGCCGGTCGATATCGCCCGCCGCGCGCTCCAGGCCGCCAAGCTCCAGGGCTTCGACGTGCTGATGCTCGACACCGCGGGTCGCCTGCACGTCGATCAGGCGTTGATGGACGAGATGAAGGCGGTGGCGGAGATCGCTACGCCGCAGGAAATCCTGCTTGTCGTCGATTCGCTGACCGGTCAGGACGCGGTCAACGTCGCGCAGAACTTCTCCGAACAGGTGCCGCTGACCGGCGTCGTGCTGACCCGGATGGACGGCGACGCGCGCGGCGGTGCCGCATTGTCGATGCGCGCCGTCACCGGCAAGCCGATCAAGTTTGCCGGCACCGGCGAAAAGCTCGACGCGCTCGAGGCCTTCCACCCCAGCCGCGTCGCCGGCCGCATCCTCGGCATGGGCGACGTCGTCAGCCTCGTCGAGCGTGCCGCCGAATCGATCCAGCAGGAAGACGCCGAGCGAATGACCGCGCGGCTCGCCAAGGGTCAGTTCGACATGAACGACCTGCGCGGCCAGCTCCAGCAGATGCGCCGCATGGGTGGCCTCGGCGCGCTCGCCGGCATGATGCCGGGGATGAAGAAGGCGCAAGGCGCGCTCGCCACCGCGGGCGGCGACAAGATGCTCATCCATATGGAAGCGATGATCGGCTCGATGACGCTGAAGGAGCGCGCCAAGCCCGAACTCATCAACGCCAAGCGCAAGATCCGCATCGCCAAAGGCTCCGGCACGACGGTGCAGGAGGTCAACAAGGTCCTGAAGATGCATCAGGAAATGTCGACCGCCATGAAGAAGATCAAGAAAATGGGCGGCCTCAAGGGCATGATGGCGATGCTCGGCAAGGGTGGCCCGAGGGGCGGCATGTCCGGCCTCGGCAATGCCCTCGGCGGCGCCGGCCTCGGCGACATGATGGAGAAAGCCGGGGGTGGGGCCGGCGGCGGCCTGCCCAAGGGTCTCCCCGGCCTCGGCGGCGGCCAGGACGGCATGCCCAAACTGCCCCCCGGCTTCGAAAATCTTCTCAAGAAGAAATAA
- a CDS encoding DUF924 family protein: MAGDLVNEGGQVHDMAAAVLDFWFGLTGKQQFAKDDALDRTIAERFGAMRDGVLCARAEGWRDDPDALLAAIILLDQFSRNLHRGSAEAFAADGLALELTRLAIGNVWEDRYPPERRVFLYMPLMHAEDLAMQDLSVAKFEALGIAENLAFARDHRDVIAKYGRFPSRNAALGRESTGAEETYLAQPDAGW, translated from the coding sequence ATGGCGGGCGATTTAGTCAACGAAGGCGGTCAAGTCCATGACATGGCGGCGGCGGTGCTCGACTTCTGGTTCGGGCTGACCGGCAAACAGCAATTCGCGAAGGACGACGCGCTCGATCGGACGATCGCCGAACGGTTCGGCGCGATGCGCGATGGCGTGCTGTGCGCGCGGGCGGAGGGGTGGCGCGACGATCCCGACGCCCTGCTTGCGGCAATCATCCTGCTCGACCAGTTCTCGCGCAACCTGCATCGCGGGTCGGCCGAGGCGTTCGCCGCCGACGGCCTCGCGCTCGAACTGACCCGGCTCGCGATCGGCAACGTCTGGGAGGATCGCTATCCCCCCGAGCGGCGGGTGTTCCTCTACATGCCGCTGATGCACGCCGAAGACCTCGCGATGCAGGATCTGTCGGTGGCGAAGTTCGAGGCGCTGGGGATTGCGGAGAACCTCGCCTTCGCCCGCGACCATCGCGACGTCATCGCGAAGTACGGGCGCTTTCCGAGCCGCAACGCCGCGCTGGGACGCGAGTCGACCGGCGCGGAGGAGACGTATCTCGCGCAGCCCGACGCCGGCTGGTAA